The genomic stretch CAGAGACGGCCTGCCCTACCCCCCGGTGAGGAACCGCGCCGTCTCGCGCAGCAGCATGTCCACGTGATCCAGAGAGTCGAAGGTGTGGCCCGCGCCGGGAATGGCGACGGCGTCCGCCCCCAGCGCCCGGGCGTAGCGGACGCCGAACTCGGGCGGGCAGGTCTGGTCGGCGTCCCCGTGGAACACACGGGCCTCGCCCCCCCACGTGGCCACGACCTCCAGCGGGCGCAGGCGCACCATCTCCTGAAGGAAGTCGCGGCCGACCGGCCAGCCGCCGTAGTCCGTGATGGTCGGGGGCAACAGACCGCCGCGCAGGAAGGGCAGCCACAGCTCGGGCAGGGCGGGGGCCCACAGCGCCAGCCGGTGCGGATTCACGGCGGGCGCACTCAGCGCCGCGACCAGGCCGCCCATGCTGAAGCCCAGCAGCATGGTGCGCTCGGGGTCGAGACCGGGCTGGCGGCGCAGATACGCGAAGGCGGCCTGCGTGTCCTCGACCTCGCGCGACACGGTCATCTCGCTGAAGTCGCCCTGCGACTCGCCGCTGCCCCGGAAGTCGAAGCGCAGGCTCGCCACGCCCCGCGCCGCCAGGAAGCGCGACAGCAGCGGCAGCAGCCGGTGGTCGCCGCCCCGGTTGCCGGTGAAGCCGTGCAGGATGACCACGCTGGGCCAGCCGTGCGCCGGGGCCGTGCCATCGGGGCGGTGCAGCATGCCGTATACACGCTGCCCGCCCACCGTGAACTGCGCGAACTCTTCGATCAGTACGTCCATACCTGGATGCTAGCCCGCCCGGGCTGGAGCGACTGGACTTACGGCGTGAGCCGGTGGCGGTCGCGCGGGAAGGCGCGGGCGTAGCGCACGTTGCTGATCCCCAGCAGCTTGGCCGTCAGGCGCTCGGCCCCGATGGCGAAGCCGCCGTGGGGAGGCATGCCGTACTTGAAGACCTCGGTGTAGCCCTCCAGCGACTCGGGCTTCAGGCGGTACGCCGCGATGGACTCCATGAGCATGGCGTGGTCGTGGATGCGCTGCCCGCCGGACGTGATCTCGATGCCCCGGAACAGCAGGTCGTAGCCGCGCGTGATGTCGGTGCTCTGGGTGCCGTCGGGGTTGGCGTCCGGGTGGGCGTAGAAGGGCCGGGCGGCGCGGGGGTACTTGGTCACGAACACGAAGTCGCTGCCGTGTTCCTCGGCGTAGTGCTGGCTCAGCAGTCGCTCGGCCTCGGGGTCGAGATCCTTGCCGCCGACCTGGTGCCCGTACTTCTCGGTGACGAGCGCCCGGGCGTCCAGCAGCGTGATGCGGGGGATGTGGGCGGGCACGTCGGGGATGGTCGCGCCCAGCAGCGCGAACTCGGCCCCGGCCCGCTCGCGCAGGCGCACCATGATCGCGGCCAGCACGCGGTTCTGGAGGGCCATCACGTCCTCCTCGTCGTCGATGAAGCCCATCTCGACGTCGAGGCTCAGGTACTCGTTCAGGTGGCGGCTGGTGGCGTGCTCCTCGGCGCGGTACACGGCCGCGACCTCGAACACCCGCTCGAACACGCCCACCATGATCTGCTTGTACAGCTGCGGGCTCTGTGCCAGGTACGCCGGGTGCCCGAAGTAGTCGATGGGAAAGAGGTTCGCGCCGCCCTCGGCCCCGGCCGACACGATCTTGGGCGTGCTGATCTCGGTGAAGCCCTCGGTGATCAGGTGGTCGCGGAACCCTGCCACGAGTTCAGCCTGCACCTTCAGCGCGGCGCGCTCCTTGAGGCCGCGCACCGTGACCACGCGGTAGTCCAGCATGGTCTCGGGGTTCACGTTCCATTCCATCTTGGGAATCTCGACCGGGGGAGCCTCGACCGCCGCGCTGATCACACGGAAGTCTGAGATCTGCACCTCGTAGCCGCCCGGCGCCTTGGGGTGCGCCTTGACGGTGCCGGTGATCTCCACGCTGCTCTCCGAGAGCGGCAGGCTCAGGCCGCTGCCCACGCACTGCGTGATACCGGACACGTCGCGCAGAACGACGAACTGCACGCCCCCCAGGTCGCGCCGGGCGTGGACGAAGCCCTGGAGGCGCACCTGCTGCCCGTCGTGCGCGGCGAGGTCGCGCGTGAAGGTGCGGGGCAGGGACTGGGCGGGGGTCTCGGTGGCGGGCTGGGGTTCCGTGGTCATGGGGCTCCTTACGGGGTGTTGGACTTCACTGGAACGCCCCCGACTCCGTGGTGGGGTCGGGGGCGCGGCAAGCGGCGTGGCGTCCCCTAGCGAGGATCGTCATTCACGTTGTTCGCAGCCGCGATCATGCCGGGCAGTGTAGCCGCCGTGCGCCGGGATGGTCAACGACCGGAACTAGGCAGCGGGGGCACCGTACAGTCACGGGCTTTCTTTCAACTCAGAACCCACGCGAACCACACCGTCCGCTCCGGAGCCCAGTCCCCTGGGAAGGAGCGAAGAGGATGTGCCAGACGGGTGTGTCCTTACCTCCCCATAAAAGAAGGTGGCCCGGAGGAGCGGACTCGTAGAGCTGCGAAGCAGAGGGGTCGCACGCAGCCCTATCGAAACCACAATCCCCTGACCGTGCCGTCCCCCCAACCAGACTACGGTATCCGATCATAACCCTCTTCCTTACCGACCGTCTGGACGGTATGTTAAATCCATGCCCCGCACCCGCGACCCAGAGCAGACCCGAGCCCGCCTTCTGGAGGCCGCTGCCAGCGTGCTGCTGGAGGTCGGCCCGACCTTCTCGCTGGAGACCGTGGCCCACGCGGCGGGCGTGAGTAAGGGCGGTCTGCTGCACCACTTCCCCAACCGCGAGGCGCTCGTGCTGGAGCTGGCCCGCGACCTTAACCGCCGGTTTATGAACCGGGTCGCAGCCGTCCACGGCAACAGCGTCACACCGCCAGGAGCGTGGCTGCGGGCCTACATCGAGGTCAGCTTTCAGGAGGATGCCCAGGAACGGTCGCTGATCGTGGCGCTCTCGCCGCTGCTGGACAGCGTGCAGATGCTGGACAGGCTGGGGCCGGAGCTGGGCGAGGCCACCCAGGCCGCCCGCATGGACGGGATCCCGGTCGGCCGTGCCCAGGCCGTGCGCCTGGCCTGCGACGGGTACTGGTCGGGCCAGTTCATCCACGCGACCCGCCTGGACACGGCCGAGGCCGCCGCGCTGAAAGAGGAGCTGATCGCATGGACACGCTGACCCCGGCCACGCTCCACCCCGGCCCCGGCTGGCAGCGCCGCTACTGGGCAGTGTTCGTCGGGCAGGCGCTGTCGCTGATCGGCTCGGCCCTGACGCAGTTCGTGCTGCTGTGGTGGATCACCGACACCACCGGCAGCGTGGCCGCCCTGAGCACCGCCGGCATGGCGGCCCTGCTGCCCCAGGCGCTGCTGGGGCCACTGGGCGGCACGCTGGCCGACCGCTACAGCCGCCGCGTGATCATGATCGTGGCCGACACTGTGAGCGCCGCGTGCATGGTGGTGCTGATCGTGCTGTTTGCCACCGATCAGGTGCAGCTGTGGCACGTGTACGTGATGATGTTCATTCGCAGCTGCATGCAGGCGTTCCAGGCACCGGCGTCGGCGGCCAGCACGGCCATGCTGGTGCCGCCGGAGTTTCTCGACCGCGCCGCCGGACTGAACCAGACGCTGATGGGCATCATGACGATTGCCGCCGCGCCGCTGGGGGCGCTGGCGATCTCGGTGATGCCGCTGGGCGCGGCCCTGTCGATCGACGTGGTCACGGCGCTGCTGGGACTGGTGCCGCTGCTGATCTACTCCATTCCCCAGATCCGCACGCCGCGCGCTGAGCGCCGCAGCGTGTGGGCCGAATTCCGCGAGGGCGTGGACACCGTGTGGCAGCACCCCGGTCTGCGCCGGCTGTACCTGCTGCTGGCCGTGGTCGTGCTGACCATCATGCCGACCTTCACCCTGACCCCGCTGCTGGTCAAGGCGCACTTCGGCGGCGGCGCGGCGCAGGTCGCGCTGATGGAGGGCCTGTCGGGGGTCGGCATGATCGCGGGCGGCGTGCTGGCCGTCGTGC from Deinococcus sp. AB2017081 encodes the following:
- a CDS encoding alpha/beta hydrolase family protein codes for the protein MEEFAQFTVGGQRVYGMLHRPDGTAPAHGWPSVVILHGFTGNRGGDHRLLPLLSRFLAARGVASLRFDFRGSGESQGDFSEMTVSREVEDTQAAFAYLRRQPGLDPERTMLLGFSMGGLVAALSAPAVNPHRLALWAPALPELWLPFLRGGLLPPTITDYGGWPVGRDFLQEMVRLRPLEVVATWGGEARVFHGDADQTCPPEFGVRYARALGADAVAIPGAGHTFDSLDHVDMLLRETARFLTGG
- the aspS gene encoding aspartate--tRNA(Asn) ligase, encoding MTTEPQPATETPAQSLPRTFTRDLAAHDGQQVRLQGFVHARRDLGGVQFVVLRDVSGITQCVGSGLSLPLSESSVEITGTVKAHPKAPGGYEVQISDFRVISAAVEAPPVEIPKMEWNVNPETMLDYRVVTVRGLKERAALKVQAELVAGFRDHLITEGFTEISTPKIVSAGAEGGANLFPIDYFGHPAYLAQSPQLYKQIMVGVFERVFEVAAVYRAEEHATSRHLNEYLSLDVEMGFIDDEEDVMALQNRVLAAIMVRLRERAGAEFALLGATIPDVPAHIPRITLLDARALVTEKYGHQVGGKDLDPEAERLLSQHYAEEHGSDFVFVTKYPRAARPFYAHPDANPDGTQSTDITRGYDLLFRGIEITSGGQRIHDHAMLMESIAAYRLKPESLEGYTEVFKYGMPPHGGFAIGAERLTAKLLGISNVRYARAFPRDRHRLTP
- a CDS encoding TetR/AcrR family transcriptional regulator; the protein is MPRTRDPEQTRARLLEAAASVLLEVGPTFSLETVAHAAGVSKGGLLHHFPNREALVLELARDLNRRFMNRVAAVHGNSVTPPGAWLRAYIEVSFQEDAQERSLIVALSPLLDSVQMLDRLGPELGEATQAARMDGIPVGRAQAVRLACDGYWSGQFIHATRLDTAEAAALKEELIAWTR
- a CDS encoding MFS transporter yields the protein MDTLTPATLHPGPGWQRRYWAVFVGQALSLIGSALTQFVLLWWITDTTGSVAALSTAGMAALLPQALLGPLGGTLADRYSRRVIMIVADTVSAACMVVLIVLFATDQVQLWHVYVMMFIRSCMQAFQAPASAASTAMLVPPEFLDRAAGLNQTLMGIMTIAAAPLGALAISVMPLGAALSIDVVTALLGLVPLLIYSIPQIRTPRAERRSVWAEFREGVDTVWQHPGLRRLYLLLAVVVLTIMPTFTLTPLLVKAHFGGGAAQVALMEGLSGVGMIAGGVLAVVLAPKNRIVTVLLALAVSCGTLALTALAPAQTFWLGVVWWVVSGLSFSFGNAPMTALLQSGVPNQLQGRVLSLLSTVMGLAGPLGLAIAGPLGQAIGVRGLFVVGGTLSAVVCVLGLLSPTLRGLGRAAQGSPAVPRLSSEP